In Salvelinus alpinus chromosome 36, SLU_Salpinus.1, whole genome shotgun sequence, the genomic stretch gattattacatttctctaaaacaggttataggttgtttgtgcaccaccaagttagaacagaagaggactggccacccctcatagcctggttcctctcttggtttcttcctaggttccggcctttctagggagtttttcctagccaccgtgcttctacacctgaattgcttgctatttgggggtttaggctgtgtttctgtacagcactttgtgacatcagctgatgtaggaagggctttataaatttgattgattgttgGATTGAACAGTAtgcgaaattaagaggtgaaaatagaccaaattattagggtgaggcacattgaagccgtttgggtctttacctgtcaaaaaagatacacgacatataacactatttgacgcatTAAATACAAgtttaatttgacacgtcaaataatacaattatattatagaatgttgtgtgtgctgaatttgcacgCGCAAGCCAAgcaccacaactactatcagtagcactgtcaaagctgtacaaaacaaTTTGCCAAACAGGCAGAGATCAGGCCACGaccgatgtgtttacaataccgctttGGAGAAAATAGAAcacattattagggtgaggcacatgggctactaacatcttaatACACAACATTCActaagtattactttcttagctacagtaaacatttctcccttgcatattacatcatttatgcagcagcatacaagacatgttTGGATTCCCCTTGTGAAGGCAGCGCAGCGGTCCTTGGTTGGCACatgttgtcatcaaactttgttaaAGTCTGGCattttctggatttatggtgggaactcgggaaacacagccactccattgaatagcaggctaacgttagtggttattgttgaatttgcgatttccaacttgttgtgtaatctttatgtccaatggccgatgagcaccgatacatgttttctataatttctcttcattatttctcttcatatgacaatgattacaaaggatttgccagtagattgtcaacttgatgaCAACTGATGACtgatgatcagtccaatcaaagctactgtagatataacgtgatttgatatCGTTCTatttgtggccaatgaccttgagccttcttggatgggcacttctaatataactctatggcagaaCCCAAGGGGCTACAAAAACATGTTTGTATGccgctttattaactcaattacatTTTTTGCCATCCTCTTTTCTTACCTCAtcaatgaatatcccataggcctctaGATTATGGACAGAGTATGTGTATGAAACCCATCATCAAAACAGTTTTTATCATTCCCCAATTTTTAGAGTGTAGAACCCATTTGCAATCAGTATAATTGCAGGAGAGCATTTTCCATAAAAAACAACACTTCAAAAAGATAAAtgcttttaaatgtattttattcatTTCAATATGTGTCGCTATGGCACAGCTTCCAGCCTAACAGACTGAAGTTGGAGTGTCATCTCTATTCCATATTGATGCTGTCGAGTGATGCTCTAGTGGTACTGTCTGCCAAGAGCGGACACAACGACAGCCAGGAACTTCTGGAAGGCTTCCTGAGTATCAGCACTGAAAACGACGGGACCGAGCTTGGCGGCAACGCACACGGTGATGCAGTCGGCGAGGAGCTGTGGAGAGTGGACGGTAAAGGAACCAGATGGAGAATGTAATATTGGAATAAGCTTTACATCGGCTCATAACGCTATTTAATTCATAAGacaatttatttttgtattttgtttcagTTTGCTAAAGTGTAATACTCACCCTGAAGTTATCGGGATCCACGTGCAGTTTCTCGGAGTGCATCACACTCAGTGCAGTATAGGTGTTCTTGATGTCATCCAGGTTCTGCACAGCTCTGTCCAGTCCGTGCATCACGGTCTTTCCGTGCTTGGCCACGGCGGGGTTACCCATGATGGCAGCGGGTGTGGACAGGTTGCCGAAGGCGCTAAAGTGCCTCTGAGTCCATGGAGACACGATCAGAAGTCTAAAAAGAAATAAAACAGGCTGCCATTAAAATTATACTTCACAATCAATATGGTCTGTATCGCACCAAAGGTGAACACCGCGGTTTCCAACTACGCAATTAGTGCTAAATAGTCTAGGTAGCCTATTATCGTGTTATTATTTAATGATGTCTACATAAATATTATAAGAATGTACCTGGCCAGGGCCTGGGGTCCGATCTCATCCACGCTGATCTTTCCCCACAGGCCTACGATGGCACTGCGCTCAGCATCTGTCCAGTTGACCATGTTGACGTTTGTTTGTTGATTTTCGTTGGTACTTGCAAAATGTTACAAGGGATCCCTGAGCTGTTTGTCTCCTGGGACTTCCAATTTATTGATGTTCAGTATCTCCTCCCTGAACAGAACACAGAAAATGATTGGATGAACGTCTTGAGGGGGCAAGGTCCTCGAGTGTGGCACATATCGGCATTGTGCCAACTTCATCCCACCTTTAAAGATAATGCTTGGTCATTTAGGCGTTTCCAAATTCTAATTAAAACGGATGAAATAAACAAGTCATGGTTAGCCTTCAATAACACATGCGAACTCAATGATACAATCGAACATCATTTCAAAAAAGTAAAATGTATAGACATTTAATGGATTTTGGTTCCTTTAGCCATAAATGCTCTTTTAATTGATCGTTGTAATATTGGCATTGAATTGTAATATTATATTTATAGAATGCTAATTATTGATGTAAGTGTTTATTTAGGGAAAACCGTAGATTGGGAGTGAACTATTAAAGAAAGAGCATGACTCATGACTCAATGTGTTTTATCTTCATATTCAGACGGCCCCACCCATTTGAAAGTTCCATATTTCTGGTCTTTTTGAATGATTAATCGAAATTTCAGTTGGTGACGAGTCGTTTTATAGGCCTTCATCAGGGGAATTGATCAGTTCTAACTGGACACTACTCAATTTCAATATGAGCCGATTTCATTCAATGAAACTACAGCCTTTTGTTTAATTCTTCTGAAATAAAATGCATGTAGCCTACATGTTATTAAAATGCTTTGTGATAGGCACAGGCAACGGTTTGCTACCAGAACGAAACATTTCCATCGATTTTTCCATCTAACCTTTTGTAGGTTACAGAATGACATAGCTTATACTCACTCACCAATGAGTGCTGCAATATTAGACCTTAATATTAGACCTTAATATTAGACCTTAATATTAGACTAAACTTTAATTGTAAAGAAAATATTGAGGTATTAAGTGTTTCAAAAACCCTTTGTTATTCAATCTATATGAAATAAATGCATACATTGTTATGGCAACATTTTTACAAACGAAAGTATTATGTGCTAAGGTCATATGTTGGGCATTACACGAATTGGCTCGGTTGCATAATTataaagtagaaaaaacatgaatCATGTCTTGGACAAATTCCCAATCAGAGGCGGGGCCGAGATAATATCGGGGTGTGCCTTTTCTTGTGCCTCAATAAAAACAGCCTCTGAGTTTTCCACGCTCACAAGTTTATATTCTTAGCATCTTCATTTAAGTGGATAAACGTACAAGACGCAGCTATGAGTCTCTCAGCCAAGGACAAAGCCAACGTGAAGGCCATCTGGGGCAAGATCCTCCCTAAATCCGATGAGATTGGAGAACAGGCTCTTTCCAGGTAATTACATAACGATGTATGATAAATTCTAGACTAGGTACATGTAGGCTGTTGAAATTATTAGCACAAAATTCCTCAGTCAATTTGGAAGCTATAAATACGTGGCCTAGACTCTTAGAAGAAAAGGTGCTATCTGGAACCTCATAGGGTtgttcagctgtccccataagataactctttgaagaacccttcTTGGTTCCAAGTAGAGAACCcttttgtttccaggtagaacccctttgggtTCCATGTGGACCCCTTTtcccagagggttctacctgaaacacaaaaaggttctacttggaaccaaaaaaggctctaactggaaccaaaaagggttatcctatgggacagccgaagaacccttttggaacaccTTTTTCTAAAAGTGTATGTCGGCGAAAATAAGGGCAGGAGCCCCGAACGAATGATTATTTAAGATTCATTTTGTCTCACCTCATTGCTAATGTCCACGACAGGATGCTTGTTGTCTACCCCCAGACCAAGGCCTACTTCTCCCACTGGGCTTCCGTTGCCCCCGGTTCTGCTCCAGTGAAGAAGCACGGCATCACCATCATGAATCAGATCGATGCCTGTGTTGGCAACTTGGACGACCTTTTTGGTTTCTTGACCAAGCTCAGTGAACTGCACGCCACCAAGCTGAGGGTGGACCCCACCAACTTCAAGGTAagatcattttttaaataaaataacacaaaaaaaaatcAGAGTTTTTACCTGTGTGAAGGTGAAATAATCTATTTCCCTTTTCCTTTGCAGATCCTGGCTCACAACCTGATTGTGGTCATTGCCGCCTACTTCCCCGCCGAATTCACCCCCGAGCTCCACCTGTCCGTGGACAAGTTCCTGCAGCAACTGGCTCTGGCCCTGGCAGAGAAGTACCGCTAAACTGGAGTTCAGCTGTCAAGCTGTCATCCGAGGAATAATGTCCATCCAATATTGGCACACTGACAATAAACCTAACTGAAACTCATACCGAGGTGTTTGTTGTTTGTCATTTTAATTGTCTTACATTGTCTTGTggtttatattgtaggctacatttgGATTATCTTGTAGAATGGATTTGTCAAATCAAGTATAAAATAAAGTTAACAGCCTATTTCACAGTATTTCAAGGGCATTTCATAAAAATGATGCACTTCACACTAAATGTATATTTCTACTCCACCTTTGCATACACCTTGACATTAAAAAATCCCAAATGAATGTCCCTGAGACCAATATGTTGTGGGCAGACATTACTGTCCATCATGGACGTCACCAGGACCTGGCTTTCAGAGCTTTAGCCCGCTATGATTTGGGGTCAGCCCTGAATCTTTTGCGCAGCTGcaatggtttaaaaaaaaaagtgtagtcAACTGAATGCGCCACTTAGTTCATGGAGCTGTGCTTACTTGAAACCCCCGAAGTCATCCAACCATTGTAATTAGCAGTGTAGTGCTGCGGGTGCACAGCGAAGCGACGCTCTGCCACTTCTTAAAATGGTGATATGTCTCGCAAGATCACTTCATGATTGATTTGTATTCTACATAACAAACCGACTATAATAGCATGATAATGTCAGGCTACTGTTATACCAAAAACACCATGTCATTTCTTATGATAATTTAGGATGATTGtgctgaaatgtttttttttaattctcATGTGGTGGCTGTGTTTACTCCGTTTGTTCTAAAATGTGATTAGTTAG encodes the following:
- the LOC139565352 gene encoding hemoglobin subunit beta-4-like, which translates into the protein MVNWTDAERSAIVGLWGKISVDEIGPQALARLLIVSPWTQRHFSAFGNLSTPAAIMGNPAVAKHGKTVMHGLDRAVQNLDDIKNTYTALSVMHSEKLHVDPDNFRLLADCITVCVAAKLGPVVFSADTQEAFQKFLAVVVSALGRQYH
- the LOC139565361 gene encoding hemoglobin subunit alpha-4-like; translated protein: MSLSAKDKANVKAIWGKILPKSDEIGEQALSRMLVVYPQTKAYFSHWASVAPGSAPVKKHGITIMNQIDACVGNLDDLFGFLTKLSELHATKLRVDPTNFKILAHNLIVVIAAYFPAEFTPELHLSVDKFLQQLALALAEKYR